Proteins from one Clostridia bacterium genomic window:
- a CDS encoding AraC family transcriptional regulator, with protein sequence MENSILFMFKNFHKPRTNFKAHNHTYHEIIYFIKGAGQTKVGEDIFPYKPGDICFTPKGIYRNQRAEKRSEYLCLGFLCDKKISLGSGVYACEQDGSILKLLLDILEEYTQKKARYKEVCDHKISELLIKISRLQQKDGDETSMWSIIREIDNNQVFNISIEELAEKSSYSYDHFRHVFKKLTGRSPMQYVMQKRLEQAKKLLKEDNYSCTLVSQVCGFSTPAQFSAVFKRETGMTPIEYKEHAIG encoded by the coding sequence ATGGAAAACAGTATTTTATTTATGTTTAAAAACTTTCATAAACCGCGCACAAATTTTAAAGCCCATAACCATACCTACCATGAAATTATCTATTTTATTAAAGGGGCAGGGCAGACTAAGGTGGGAGAAGATATTTTTCCGTACAAGCCGGGTGATATCTGCTTTACGCCTAAGGGGATATATCGGAATCAGCGAGCCGAAAAAAGAAGCGAGTACTTGTGTCTGGGCTTTTTGTGTGACAAAAAAATAAGTCTTGGCAGCGGTGTATATGCCTGCGAGCAGGATGGAAGCATTTTAAAATTACTGCTCGATATTTTAGAAGAGTATACCCAAAAGAAAGCACGCTACAAAGAGGTTTGCGACCATAAGATATCCGAGCTTTTAATCAAAATCAGCAGACTGCAACAAAAGGACGGGGACGAAACATCTATGTGGAGCATCATTCGTGAGATTGATAACAATCAGGTGTTTAATATCTCTATTGAAGAGCTTGCTGAAAAATCCTCTTACAGCTATGATCATTTTCGTCATGTTTTTAAAAAACTGACCGGGCGTTCTCCTATGCAATATGTGATGCAAAAGCGATTGGAACAGGCAAAAAAGCTTCTGAAAGAAGATAACTATTCCTGCACACTTGTTTCGCAGGTGTGCGGATTTTCTACACCTGCACAGTTCAGTGCAGTGTTTAAAAGAGAGACGGGCATGACACCCATCGAATATAAAGAGCATGCAATCGGATGA
- a CDS encoding S-layer homology domain-containing protein: MKKLLSVLLCMCMLLSVTAYAKSYTVGISDDGFSSGGAWLASGVKGADGTSSMYSKEGAATATFASPLKTAGNAKVEFYNISNSSDPKLTIQVTYNTDKTTAISIDQTKTPDGWVDLGVYNFDAAEGEGVTVIRGLGNTRINSVRFTETKDAVSIQGEEAEKVETKENEEQEKDLDADNPDAIVLTLDNSEKTGDWKESSLSGFTDKKSVNTTEKGATVFYKAPVTSGNAKVAFFNIQEGSAPDGLLEVIYDGDKVYSQEIDQNQVPKGWVNLGIFNFTGAEGEGIRFTKNSSGGYARVAEVRFVPTEEKITVKEEVVIPPEAFEGDDMANIKMEGFETVSGKWLTSQLRGFCETGSAYCGEVGGSAKWDPQLDTPNMVTIYIYKLVYENNVNDALYQVHHDGKVEDIRVNLKEGTTGWHCLGTFKFSGNGDEYVTVTKDKETDYESYIRADAVKFIAVSDDEAINNNIKRYIIVDNDPPIYFMVTEFSDTTDHWAKANISLMANRGLVKGVGEDVFNPDGNISRAEFTTLLTRILELAEVDKATFADSEGWYKGYLAAAVEADLFNGLPIENNQIYPDKPITREEMALMIANAGKAKNKPIIAPETTKTVTDFTDGASVSAFATSACQYVIDNKIITGYEDNTFRPVNTATRAEATVMLQRFLEQVLWAGPVDMSKQWTLTFSDDFNGDAIDTNVWVSENKANGWSAIFSSRYPENLEVKDGYLYMHTKKNNPDPQNEWSTAYIWTKEFKQKYGYFEARYKYNDASGVNNAFWLMTDGQTNGLYPGEHEIDINEGHYPNRSTHNLHYYDKTKETRVDSGYAVDSRENYARDFHIFACEWTPEEIIFYVDGKETRRASVKDTAMEDTESVVRFSTAVSTFAGKVTDALDGKSMVVDYVRVYQTDYNK, from the coding sequence ATGAAAAAATTATTAAGTGTTTTGCTTTGTATGTGCATGTTGCTTAGTGTTACTGCATATGCGAAAAGCTACACCGTAGGCATTTCGGACGACGGGTTTTCCTCGGGCGGTGCCTGGCTCGCCTCGGGCGTAAAGGGCGCTGATGGCACATCTTCCATGTATTCTAAGGAAGGTGCTGCCACCGCAACCTTTGCTTCCCCGTTGAAAACAGCAGGTAATGCAAAGGTTGAGTTTTACAACATCTCAAACAGCTCTGACCCGAAATTAACCATCCAGGTTACCTACAACACCGACAAAACCACCGCTATTTCCATCGACCAGACCAAAACACCCGACGGTTGGGTTGATCTTGGTGTGTACAATTTTGATGCGGCAGAAGGCGAAGGTGTAACCGTAATCCGCGGTCTCGGCAACACCCGCATCAACAGTGTTCGCTTTACCGAAACCAAGGATGCTGTAAGCATTCAGGGTGAAGAAGCCGAAAAGGTAGAAACTAAAGAAAACGAAGAGCAGGAAAAAGACCTTGATGCAGACAATCCTGACGCAATTGTACTGACACTGGATAACAGCGAAAAGACCGGTGACTGGAAAGAATCGTCCTTAAGCGGTTTTACAGATAAGAAATCCGTAAATACCACCGAAAAGGGTGCGACCGTATTTTATAAAGCACCCGTTACAAGCGGTAATGCAAAGGTTGCTTTCTTTAACATTCAGGAAGGCTCTGCCCCCGACGGACTTTTAGAGGTTATTTATGACGGTGACAAGGTATATAGTCAGGAAATTGACCAGAATCAGGTGCCCAAAGGTTGGGTAAATTTAGGTATATTTAACTTTACCGGTGCAGAGGGCGAAGGCATTCGCTTTACCAAAAACAGCAGTGGCGGTTACGCTCGTGTTGCAGAGGTTCGTTTTGTACCTACCGAAGAAAAAATCACGGTGAAAGAAGAAGTTGTGATTCCTCCCGAAGCTTTTGAAGGGGATGATATGGCAAATATCAAAATGGAAGGCTTTGAAACAGTATCGGGCAAATGGCTGACCTCTCAGCTTCGCGGTTTTTGCGAAACTGGCTCCGCTTATTGCGGAGAGGTTGGCGGTTCTGCAAAATGGGATCCGCAATTAGATACCCCCAACATGGTTACCATCTACATTTACAAGCTGGTTTATGAAAACAATGTAAACGATGCACTGTATCAGGTACACCATGACGGCAAGGTGGAAGATATCCGCGTAAATCTTAAGGAGGGCACTACCGGCTGGCATTGCCTCGGCACCTTTAAATTTTCCGGCAACGGTGATGAATATGTAACCGTAACCAAAGACAAAGAAACCGATTATGAATCCTATATCCGCGCCGATGCGGTAAAATTTATTGCAGTCAGCGATGACGAAGCCATCAACAACAATATCAAACGTTATATTATTGTAGACAATGACCCACCGATTTATTTTATGGTAACTGAATTTTCGGACACCACCGACCATTGGGCAAAAGCCAACATTTCGCTCATGGCTAACAGAGGCTTGGTTAAAGGCGTCGGTGAAGATGTATTCAATCCCGACGGCAATATCTCCAGAGCGGAATTTACGACCCTTTTAACCCGCATTTTGGAGCTTGCTGAAGTGGACAAAGCAACCTTTGCAGACAGCGAAGGCTGGTACAAAGGCTACTTAGCTGCAGCAGTTGAAGCAGATTTGTTCAACGGCTTACCCATCGAAAACAATCAAATTTATCCCGACAAGCCCATTACCCGTGAAGAAATGGCGTTGATGATTGCAAACGCAGGCAAGGCTAAAAACAAACCCATTATCGCTCCCGAAACCACCAAAACCGTAACAGACTTTACAGATGGCGCATCGGTCAGCGCATTTGCAACCTCTGCATGTCAGTATGTCATTGACAACAAAATCATTACCGGCTACGAGGACAACACTTTCCGTCCCGTGAACACCGCAACCCGTGCAGAGGCCACCGTTATGCTCCAAAGATTTTTAGAACAGGTGCTCTGGGCAGGTCCTGTGGACATGAGCAAGCAATGGACTTTGACCTTCTCAGACGATTTTAACGGCGATGCGATAGACACGAACGTTTGGGTATCCGAAAACAAGGCAAACGGATGGTCTGCCATCTTCTCTTCCCGTTATCCTGAAAATCTGGAAGTGAAAGACGGTTATCTTTACATGCACACCAAGAAAAACAACCCCGACCCGCAAAACGAATGGTCGACCGCTTACATCTGGACCAAGGAATTCAAGCAGAAATACGGCTATTTTGAAGCAAGATACAAATACAATGATGCTTCGGGCGTAAACAATGCGTTCTGGCTGATGACAGACGGACAAACCAACGGTTTGTACCCCGGTGAGCACGAAATCGACATCAACGAGGGTCACTACCCCAACCGCTCTACACACAATCTGCACTATTATGACAAAACCAAGGAAACCCGTGTGGATTCGGGCTATGCCGTAGACTCCCGGGAAAACTATGCAAGAGATTTCCATATTTTCGCTTGCGAATGGACACCCGAAGAAATTATCTTCTATGTGGACGGCAAAGAAACCCGACGTGCAAGTGTTAAGGATACCGCTATGGAAGACACAGAATCGGTTGTTCGGTTCTCCACCGCTGTTTCCACCTTTGCAGGCAAAGTAACAGATGCCTTAGACGGCAAGTCTATGGTTGTTGACTATGTAAGAGTTTACCAGACCGATTATAACAAATAA
- a CDS encoding 3-deoxy-7-phosphoheptulonate synthase, with protein MHMTFERKLPTAEEIKIQFPLSKELAEAKKNRDKEIADVFTGKSDKMVLIIGPCSADKVDSVMDYNFRLAKLQEQVKDKILIIPRIYTNKPRTTGDGYKGMVHQPNPNEKPDMLKGILAIRDLHTKVITETGFFCADEMLYPENYSYLSDILSYVAVGARSVENQQHRLVSSGMDIPAGMKNPTSGDYSVMLNSIIAATHSHTFIYNGWEVQTKGNPLAHAILRGYVNKHGQSQPNYHYEDLIRLYNAYAEKEVDNMALIVDANHANSNKQYGEQVRICKEVLHSCRHSNDINRLVKGFMIESYIEDGCQKIGEGIYGKSITDPCLGWEKTERLVLDMADLI; from the coding sequence ATGCACATGACATTCGAAAGAAAATTGCCGACAGCAGAGGAGATTAAAATTCAGTTTCCGCTGTCCAAAGAACTGGCAGAAGCTAAAAAAAATCGTGACAAGGAGATTGCAGATGTCTTTACAGGCAAGTCTGACAAAATGGTGTTGATCATTGGTCCTTGCTCTGCGGATAAAGTAGATTCTGTTATGGATTATAATTTCCGCCTTGCAAAACTGCAGGAGCAAGTAAAGGATAAAATTTTGATTATCCCACGTATTTATACAAACAAACCCCGTACAACGGGTGATGGTTATAAGGGTATGGTGCATCAGCCTAACCCCAACGAAAAGCCGGACATGCTAAAGGGCATTTTAGCAATTCGTGACCTGCACACCAAAGTGATTACCGAAACCGGATTTTTCTGCGCAGACGAAATGCTGTATCCCGAAAACTACAGTTATTTATCCGACATTTTGTCCTATGTAGCTGTCGGTGCCCGTTCTGTAGAAAACCAACAGCACAGACTGGTTTCCAGCGGTATGGATATCCCGGCAGGTATGAAAAACCCTACCAGCGGTGACTATTCTGTAATGCTTAACTCCATTATTGCCGCAACCCATTCCCACACCTTTATTTATAACGGTTGGGAAGTACAAACCAAGGGAAATCCGCTGGCACACGCAATTTTAAGAGGATATGTGAATAAGCACGGCCAGTCTCAGCCCAACTACCACTACGAAGATTTAATTCGTCTTTACAATGCTTATGCAGAAAAAGAAGTAGACAACATGGCGCTGATTGTGGATGCAAACCATGCAAACTCCAATAAGCAGTACGGTGAGCAGGTTCGTATCTGCAAAGAAGTGTTGCACAGTTGCCGCCACAGTAACGACATTAACCGCCTGGTAAAAGGCTTTATGATTGAAAGCTATATCGAAGACGGTTGCCAGAAGATCGGCGAAGGTATTTACGGCAAATCCATTACCGACCCCTGCTTAGGCTGGGAAAAAACCGAACGTCTTGTTCTGGATATGGCAGATTTAATTTAA
- a CDS encoding AraC family transcriptional regulator, with protein sequence MAIDEGLAVRNGESLNVQCILRKGKKTTGMNKERYHFHRYIEFLYVLDGKILASVGETEYVLKDADLMIIYPGEIHRTLFLEDAEFIVVKFLPDILYSFGQTSSAFEYMFNFSADRVGASRIISQNAEIDRLLKNAMQTFLDKGYADELFVRADITKVCAEILKIRKENNEIISVESSISRENLMLLQKTMQVVKETNGNLKTHEAALLCNLSDGYFSRLFRTVMNMPFTKYVKSVKLAEGERLLICTTDSVSSIAQALNYVSTSHFIEDFRKAKGISPKQYRNKYTKNV encoded by the coding sequence ATGGCAATAGATGAGGGCTTGGCTGTCCGTAACGGAGAGAGCTTGAATGTGCAATGTATTTTACGGAAAGGCAAAAAAACAACCGGTATGAACAAGGAGCGTTATCATTTTCATCGGTATATTGAGTTTTTGTATGTACTGGATGGTAAAATCCTTGCGTCAGTCGGAGAAACGGAATATGTTTTGAAGGATGCCGATTTAATGATTATTTATCCGGGTGAAATTCACAGAACTCTTTTTTTGGAGGATGCAGAATTTATTGTGGTAAAATTTCTGCCTGACATCTTATACAGCTTTGGGCAGACCTCCAGTGCTTTTGAATATATGTTTAATTTCAGTGCGGATCGAGTCGGTGCAAGCCGTATCATCAGTCAGAATGCAGAAATAGACAGGCTATTGAAAAACGCCATGCAGACTTTTTTGGACAAAGGGTATGCAGATGAACTGTTTGTACGTGCAGATATTACAAAAGTTTGTGCAGAAATTCTGAAAATTCGTAAAGAGAATAACGAAATCATATCGGTGGAAAGCTCTATCAGCCGTGAAAACCTGATGCTGTTGCAAAAAACCATGCAGGTGGTTAAAGAAACCAACGGAAACCTAAAAACGCACGAGGCGGCGCTTTTGTGTAATCTGAGCGACGGTTATTTTTCAAGGCTTTTTCGTACCGTGATGAATATGCCGTTTACCAAGTATGTGAAGTCGGTAAAGCTTGCGGAGGGGGAGCGGCTTCTGATTTGTACGACCGATTCTGTAAGCAGCATTGCACAAGCTTTAAACTATGTATCTACCAGCCACTTTATTGAAGACTTCCGAAAAGCCAAAGGCATTTCTCCCAAACAGTATAGAAATAAATATACAAAAAATGTGTAA
- a CDS encoding ThuA domain-containing protein: MIKVTIFNEFYHEQAEDHVREVYPKGIHVAIADFLACDEVKVRLAPLYDENLQPTPDCNLSEEVLRDTDVLLWWGHMRHQTVPDEVADRVCEHVKRGMGIIFLHSGHHSKPFKKLMGTTCNLKWRDGAKERIWIINPAHPIMEGVDCEYFDLEREEMYGERFDIPTPDELLAIGCYATNEVFRSACTWQRGYGKIFYLQPGHETNRAYYNPYIQKILQNAVRWAKPTYRIDEAIPCPQYPAQPLE, encoded by the coding sequence ATGATTAAAGTAACAATTTTCAATGAGTTTTATCATGAACAGGCAGAAGATCATGTAAGAGAAGTATATCCAAAGGGTATCCATGTTGCCATTGCTGATTTTTTGGCCTGCGATGAAGTAAAGGTTCGTCTTGCTCCTTTGTATGACGAGAATCTCCAGCCCACACCCGACTGCAATTTAAGCGAAGAAGTGTTAAGAGACACCGATGTTTTACTGTGGTGGGGTCACATGCGTCACCAGACTGTTCCGGATGAAGTGGCTGACCGTGTTTGCGAGCATGTTAAGCGCGGTATGGGTATTATCTTCCTGCATTCGGGCCACCATTCCAAGCCTTTCAAAAAGCTTATGGGTACAACCTGTAACTTAAAGTGGAGAGACGGTGCAAAAGAAAGAATCTGGATTATCAACCCTGCACACCCCATCATGGAAGGCGTAGATTGCGAATATTTTGATTTAGAAAGAGAAGAAATGTATGGCGAACGCTTTGACATTCCGACACCGGATGAGCTTTTAGCAATCGGATGCTATGCAACAAATGAAGTGTTCCGCAGCGCCTGCACCTGGCAAAGAGGCTACGGTAAAATTTTCTATCTCCAGCCCGGCCACGAAACCAACAGAGCATACTACAACCCCTACATTCAGAAAATTTTACAAAATGCAGTACGCTGGGCAAAACCCACTTACAGAATTGATGAAGCTATCCCCTGCCCGCAATACCCTGCACAACCTTTAGAGTAA
- a CDS encoding CpsD/CapB family tyrosine-protein kinase: MKKRMKKEALVDLGNILSEHTNFETSENYKTLRTSIMFSLPKLEGGKVIGVTSAIPGEGKSTTVVNLGIAFAQMGAKVIVLDCDLRKPKVHRYLQTDLGEGMTNVICGFVTLDDVIRKDIRPGLDCITAGEIPPNAAEVLSSQAFTDIINVLKTKYDYIFVDTPPVTVVTDAAVVSKRCTAMVLIVKNNYTTFDMVDEMIRRLKKVQAKIIGFVMTSSDSKHSRYGSYVGRYKYKYGYKYGYK; encoded by the coding sequence GTGAAAAAGAGAATGAAAAAAGAGGCTCTTGTGGATTTGGGTAACATTTTATCCGAACACACTAATTTTGAGACTTCTGAAAATTATAAAACACTGCGTACAAGTATTATGTTTTCTTTGCCGAAGTTAGAGGGAGGCAAAGTAATTGGTGTAACCAGCGCAATTCCGGGTGAAGGCAAAAGTACTACGGTTGTGAATTTGGGTATTGCCTTTGCACAGATGGGTGCAAAAGTAATTGTACTTGACTGCGACCTGCGTAAGCCTAAAGTGCACCGCTATTTGCAGACAGACCTCGGCGAAGGTATGACCAATGTAATCTGTGGTTTTGTTACACTTGACGATGTTATCCGCAAGGATATCCGACCCGGGCTTGACTGCATCACAGCAGGTGAAATTCCGCCCAACGCGGCAGAAGTGTTATCCTCGCAGGCATTTACCGATATCATTAATGTATTGAAAACCAAATATGACTACATCTTTGTAGATACGCCGCCGGTAACTGTTGTAACCGATGCAGCGGTGGTTTCCAAGCGTTGCACAGCGATGGTTTTAATTGTGAAAAACAATTACACTACATTTGATATGGTGGACGAAATGATTCGCCGTCTGAAAAAAGTACAGGCGAAAATTATCGGCTTCGTAATGACCAGCAGCGACAGCAAACACAGTCGCTATGGCTCTTATGTGGGAAGATATAAGTATAAATACGGTTATAAATACGGATATAAATAA
- a CDS encoding S-layer homology domain-containing protein: MRKLISLLLVLSMTLVALPVYAEDNATFSGYCSWVGDWKTSSAVKGPFEHAGETFWINGVGSEATLTYYPEITYPSEVSIDVYLLYWHQHQNNRVKYEVHHNGKVDTFILDPSTLTESCWKNLGTFDFKGDQEREFVRLVCMPGQIPGANTRASAMRFTTSNETFYVAPNYTVENALNGASIAPLNKFSDMENHWARYDVEYMANEGLVSGVEDSLFDPEAQITRAEYVTILDRALGLELYKGGSYSDVSPDAWYAPYVATAKAGGLLKGLPTDDGFKPDQPITREEMALFTYNAILQTRTNDEWISSFPDVYSSFTDTDAVSEWAKEAMSYLTRTNIIKGTTDTTVSPKETATRAQGTVILKRFMQQFVWAGPPKGENWVMTFNDEFSGNELDWSIWRSEAAFPSHILSSRWPENVEMYDGNLHLITRKEQMGGAEWTSASVWVRPEFFRQSYGYWEARYKYAPASGLNNAFWITTQPLNGLPMEKHYELDINEGHFPNEINTNYHARFGGNNESNGEIDKPEYNLSEDYHTYGIEWSEEELKYYFDGEVVAVKANNTKGLHADVAIVPYLSTAVLDWAGPIVDELSGKAMVVDYVRVWQKEKDANNPDRTIKGMPLEGVSPSGEKPGSVETDTNVLKDIKIVSVAEQTIDNTAYPGEIIIPCVTEGDWSKSTAIPNYNGGEHYWSSTPNAVVRYPLKGISSGNYDIYIWRTPHQFNVRQMDMILTQHGKNALCGSVALRLAENETAKPGWILLGNHTISDPNGYIYYISNGTNCRATAVKLVPKK; the protein is encoded by the coding sequence ATGCGTAAACTTATATCTCTTTTGTTAGTTTTATCCATGACACTCGTAGCTTTGCCAGTTTATGCTGAGGACAATGCCACTTTTTCCGGCTACTGTTCCTGGGTTGGCGACTGGAAAACAAGCAGTGCCGTAAAAGGTCCGTTTGAACACGCGGGTGAAACATTCTGGATTAACGGTGTCGGAAGCGAAGCAACACTTACCTATTATCCCGAAATCACATATCCGTCCGAGGTATCCATAGATGTATATCTGCTTTACTGGCATCAGCACCAAAATAATCGTGTTAAATACGAAGTGCATCACAACGGAAAAGTAGACACGTTTATCTTAGACCCCTCTACTTTGACCGAAAGTTGTTGGAAAAATTTAGGCACCTTTGATTTTAAGGGTGATCAGGAACGGGAATTTGTTCGCCTTGTATGTATGCCCGGTCAAATACCGGGCGCAAACACAAGAGCCTCGGCAATGCGCTTTACCACAAGCAATGAAACCTTTTATGTTGCACCAAACTACACGGTAGAAAATGCACTGAACGGTGCTTCTATTGCGCCCTTAAATAAATTTTCGGACATGGAAAACCACTGGGCGCGTTATGATGTGGAATACATGGCAAATGAAGGACTTGTTTCAGGCGTTGAAGATTCTCTTTTTGACCCCGAAGCACAAATCACCCGAGCAGAATATGTAACCATCTTAGACAGAGCTTTAGGGCTTGAACTTTATAAAGGCGGATCATACAGTGATGTTTCTCCTGATGCCTGGTATGCACCCTATGTTGCCACTGCCAAAGCAGGCGGATTGCTTAAAGGCTTGCCCACTGATGACGGCTTTAAGCCCGATCAGCCAATAACCCGCGAAGAAATGGCTCTTTTCACATACAATGCCATCCTGCAGACCAGAACAAACGATGAATGGATAAGCAGTTTCCCGGACGTGTATTCTTCTTTCACCGATACCGATGCTGTATCCGAATGGGCAAAGGAAGCAATGTCTTATTTAACGCGCACAAACATTATAAAAGGCACAACCGACACAACTGTTTCACCCAAAGAAACGGCAACCAGAGCCCAGGGCACTGTTATCTTAAAGCGGTTTATGCAACAGTTTGTATGGGCAGGTCCGCCTAAAGGCGAGAATTGGGTTATGACCTTCAATGATGAATTTTCAGGTAATGAATTAGACTGGAGCATCTGGCGGTCTGAAGCTGCTTTCCCTTCGCACATTCTTTCCTCCCGCTGGCCCGAAAATGTAGAAATGTATGACGGCAATCTGCACTTAATTACCCGAAAAGAACAAATGGGCGGTGCGGAATGGACCTCTGCAAGCGTATGGGTACGTCCGGAATTTTTCAGACAAAGCTACGGCTACTGGGAAGCGCGTTATAAGTACGCCCCGGCTTCCGGCTTAAACAATGCTTTCTGGATTACCACGCAGCCCCTTAACGGGTTACCCATGGAAAAGCATTATGAGTTAGATATCAACGAAGGACATTTCCCGAACGAAATCAACACCAACTATCATGCACGATTTGGTGGTAACAACGAATCAAACGGTGAAATTGATAAACCAGAATACAATTTATCCGAAGATTATCACACCTACGGTATTGAATGGAGCGAAGAGGAGCTGAAATATTACTTTGACGGTGAAGTGGTAGCAGTAAAAGCCAACAACACCAAAGGCTTACACGCAGATGTAGCCATCGTCCCCTATCTTTCCACTGCAGTTTTAGACTGGGCAGGTCCTATCGTAGATGAGCTTAGTGGCAAGGCTATGGTCGTGGATTATGTTCGTGTATGGCAGAAAGAAAAAGATGCAAACAATCCTGATCGCACCATCAAGGGAATGCCATTAGAGGGCGTCTCCCCCTCGGGTGAAAAACCGGGATCTGTTGAAACCGACACCAATGTCTTAAAGGATATTAAAATCGTCTCTGTCGCAGAGCAGACTATTGACAACACCGCCTATCCCGGAGAAATCATTATTCCGTGTGTAACTGAAGGCGACTGGTCCAAATCCACCGCAATTCCCAATTACAACGGTGGCGAGCATTACTGGTCAAGCACGCCTAATGCCGTGGTAAGATATCCTCTAAAAGGTATTTCAAGCGGAAACTATGACATTTATATCTGGCGCACACCGCACCAGTTTAACGTCCGGCAAATGGACATGATTTTAACACAACATGGTAAGAACGCGCTTTGCGGTTCGGTGGCTCTTAGACTTGCCGAAAACGAAACCGCCAAGCCCGGATGGATTTTACTCGGCAATCACACCATTTCCGATCCGAACGGTTATATTTATTACATAAGCAACGGTACCAACTGTCGGGCAACGGCTGTAAAACTTGTACCAAAAAAATAA
- a CDS encoding amidohydrolase family protein gives MLIDFHTHCFPEKIAQRAMDSLAKASGGLIPQTDGTVTGLKESMKRDGVDISVVQSIATNPKQMQSVNDFAASLACNEIVPFGSIHPEAENWEEELERIKALGLKGIKFHPEYQNFYVNDPKMKPIYKKIGELGLITMFHAGRDLGFAPPFHGMPDHFVEAVKWFDSPIVLAHFGGAFSGEEVLEKLCGLPLYIDTSFSYSVIPRATAQAIVEKHGTDKILFGSDTPWHRPFWEVRLIEHLDMSEADKQKIYHENAEKLLSR, from the coding sequence ATGTTGATTGATTTTCACACCCATTGTTTCCCTGAAAAAATAGCGCAAAGAGCTATGGACTCGCTTGCGAAGGCATCCGGCGGACTGATACCGCAGACAGACGGTACCGTTACGGGACTTAAGGAGAGCATGAAGCGGGATGGGGTAGACATAAGTGTGGTGCAAAGCATTGCGACTAACCCGAAGCAGATGCAAAGTGTGAATGATTTTGCTGCCTCTTTGGCTTGCAACGAAATTGTGCCGTTTGGCTCGATTCATCCTGAAGCTGAAAACTGGGAAGAAGAATTAGAACGCATTAAGGCTTTAGGCTTAAAGGGTATAAAATTCCATCCCGAGTATCAGAACTTTTATGTAAACGACCCAAAAATGAAGCCGATCTATAAAAAAATAGGCGAACTGGGTTTGATTACTATGTTTCATGCCGGACGGGATTTGGGATTTGCACCGCCTTTTCACGGTATGCCCGATCATTTCGTTGAGGCGGTTAAATGGTTTGATTCGCCTATTGTTTTAGCCCATTTCGGCGGAGCGTTTTCGGGTGAAGAAGTGCTTGAAAAGCTTTGCGGATTGCCTTTATACATTGATACCTCCTTTAGTTATTCAGTGATTCCGCGTGCAACAGCGCAGGCGATTGTGGAAAAACACGGAACAGATAAAATTCTGTTTGGCTCGGATACTCCCTGGCACAGACCGTTCTGGGAAGTTCGTCTGATTGAGCATTTAGATATGTCAGAAGCCGACAAACAGAAAATTTATCATGAAAATGCCGAAAAATTACTAAGCAGATAA
- the rfbD gene encoding dTDP-4-dehydrorhamnose reductase — protein sequence MKMLVTGANGQLGREICKLLGENAIATDLDALDITKPIEFSGACDGIINCAAYTNVDGAETDEENAYRLNVLGAQNLTEFAKKRNIPLVHVSTDYVFDGTANTPYTESDAVCPTSVYGKTKEAGEQAVRQYEKHFIVRTAWLYSAHGKNFVKTIMKAAREKGELKVVADQIGCPTNAKDLAKQILKLVQTREYGTYHCTGSGMCSWYDFAKAITEFAEISCIVNPCKTGEFPTKASRPAYSVLDNSKAEKVIGFRMPDWQDSLKTFLLTELKEG from the coding sequence ATGAAGATGTTGGTAACCGGTGCCAATGGGCAACTTGGTCGGGAGATTTGTAAACTGTTAGGCGAAAATGCCATTGCAACCGATTTGGATGCGTTGGACATTACAAAACCGATAGAGTTCAGCGGTGCATGCGACGGAATTATAAACTGTGCCGCATATACCAATGTTGACGGTGCGGAAACGGACGAAGAAAATGCGTATCGTTTAAATGTGCTCGGTGCACAAAATCTTACCGAATTTGCAAAAAAACGGAACATCCCTTTGGTACATGTTTCTACGGATTATGTATTCGACGGAACTGCAAATACGCCATATACGGAATCGGATGCGGTTTGCCCGACAAGCGTGTACGGCAAAACAAAAGAGGCGGGCGAGCAGGCTGTGCGTCAGTATGAGAAGCATTTTATCGTGCGCACCGCCTGGCTATACAGCGCGCACGGCAAGAATTTTGTAAAAACCATTATGAAAGCTGCAAGAGAAAAAGGCGAACTTAAAGTTGTGGCAGACCAGATTGGTTGCCCTACAAATGCCAAAGATCTTGCAAAACAGATTTTAAAGCTTGTGCAAACTAGAGAATACGGTACATATCATTGCACGGGAAGCGGAATGTGCAGCTGGTATGATTTTGCAAAAGCAATTACGGAATTTGCAGAAATTTCGTGTATTGTAAATCCCTGTAAAACAGGAGAATTTCCGACAAAAGCAAGCAGACCGGCTTACTCCGTTCTGGATAACAGCAAAGCGGAAAAAGTAATCGGATTTAGAATGCCGGATTGGCAAGACAGCCTTAAAACTTTTTTATTGACAGAATTGAAGGAAGGATGA